A genomic stretch from Deinococcus radiotolerans includes:
- a CDS encoding TetR/AcrR family transcriptional regulator: protein MDSTSLRERQKERRRARIYNVAIDLFKRGGFQTTTATDIARASNVSRGTFFNYYPYKEAVLLDYGSEVMNRLRDHAESRLHDGTPPLTVLYEVWDRLADENTRERDLFPPLAYEVMNPNPERARTAYQALPLSKVIELILRPMHQAGMMRTDLSLQRISNLIADTYLMVALRWSAYGTERPLQEEMRLALNLLLEGAVKRDAR from the coding sequence ATGGATTCAACCTCGCTGCGCGAACGCCAGAAGGAGCGCCGCCGCGCCCGCATCTACAACGTCGCCATTGACCTGTTCAAACGCGGCGGGTTCCAGACGACCACGGCGACCGATATCGCCCGGGCCAGCAACGTCTCGCGCGGGACCTTCTTCAACTACTACCCGTACAAGGAAGCGGTGCTGCTCGACTACGGCAGCGAGGTCATGAACCGCCTGCGCGACCACGCCGAGTCCCGCCTGCACGACGGCACGCCCCCCCTGACCGTGCTGTACGAGGTCTGGGACCGCCTCGCGGACGAGAACACCCGCGAACGCGACCTGTTCCCCCCCCTGGCGTACGAGGTCATGAACCCCAACCCCGAACGGGCCCGCACCGCGTACCAGGCGCTGCCGCTGAGCAAGGTCATCGAGCTCATCCTGCGCCCCATGCACCAGGCGGGCATGATGCGCACCGACCTGTCCTTGCAGCGCATCAGCAACCTGATCGCAGACACGTACCTGATGGTCGCGCTGCGCTGGAGCGCGTACGGCACCGAGCGGCCCCTTCAGGAGGAGATGCGCCTGGCGCTGAATCTGCTGCTGGAAGGCGCGGTGAAGCGCGACGCCCGCTGA
- a CDS encoding nitrite/sulfite reductase: MSDIEALKKAVPPFQIFDLIPQYAQQGFIDPERIDLLKWAGVYPQRPQEDGFLMMRVRVPAAEFSSATMREVANIAEEYGRGFLDVTDRQAFQFHWLTIQDIPRIFERLEPLGLHPKGACGDTVRAVIASPLAGLDAREIIDIRPIAHAMEGTLTGNPDFQDLPRKFKMSITAVPELEGIHMINDIGFLAHRVNGEVGFDVWVGGGLGAVAHLSKRLGVFIRPEEVVEVGQAITAAYRDHGYRQNRKKSRLKFLIKDLGIEKFREIVENDYLGRKLQEGPAAPVARFGGNDVLGVQPQADGLNYVVVATTVGRIDPTKARVLADLADRHGKGVLRTTAFQNMVIPHVATEDVEALSAELAAINLAPKATIRGTTIACTGNQFCRLALTETKARTAALVDHLEPLTLAMDVPFTINLTGCSNACTRYQVADLGFMGANKTDKDGTVHEVYNVHLAGSIGQAQRTGTKLKGAVPAEQLNAYAAAVLADFQAHKQAGESFVEYADRVGHEQFTPDAVLGGKELVTA; the protein is encoded by the coding sequence ATGAGTGACATCGAAGCCCTGAAGAAAGCCGTACCGCCCTTCCAGATTTTCGACCTGATCCCCCAGTACGCCCAGCAGGGATTCATCGACCCCGAGCGGATCGACCTGCTCAAGTGGGCCGGGGTGTACCCACAGCGCCCACAGGAGGACGGCTTCCTGATGATGCGCGTGCGCGTCCCGGCCGCCGAGTTCAGCAGCGCAACCATGCGCGAGGTGGCGAACATCGCCGAGGAATACGGCCGGGGCTTCCTGGACGTCACTGACCGGCAGGCGTTCCAGTTCCACTGGCTGACGATCCAGGACATTCCCCGCATCTTCGAGCGGCTGGAACCGCTGGGCCTGCACCCCAAGGGTGCGTGCGGCGACACCGTGCGTGCCGTGATCGCCAGCCCCCTGGCGGGCCTGGACGCCCGCGAGATCATCGACATTCGCCCCATTGCACACGCGATGGAAGGCACCCTGACCGGTAACCCCGACTTTCAGGACCTGCCGCGCAAGTTCAAGATGAGCATCACGGCGGTGCCGGAACTGGAAGGCATCCACATGATCAACGACATCGGCTTCCTCGCGCACCGCGTGAACGGTGAGGTCGGCTTCGACGTGTGGGTGGGCGGTGGCCTGGGCGCCGTGGCGCACCTGTCCAAGCGCCTGGGGGTGTTCATCCGCCCCGAGGAGGTCGTGGAGGTCGGGCAGGCCATCACCGCCGCGTACCGCGACCACGGCTACCGCCAGAACCGCAAGAAGAGCCGCCTGAAGTTCCTCATCAAGGACCTGGGCATCGAGAAGTTCCGCGAGATCGTCGAGAATGACTACCTGGGCCGCAAGCTGCAGGAGGGCCCCGCCGCGCCCGTCGCCCGTTTCGGCGGGAACGATGTGCTGGGCGTGCAGCCCCAGGCGGACGGCCTGAACTACGTGGTCGTGGCGACCACCGTGGGCCGCATCGACCCCACCAAGGCCCGCGTCCTGGCCGATCTGGCCGACCGCCACGGCAAGGGCGTGCTGCGCACCACCGCGTTCCAGAACATGGTGATCCCCCACGTCGCCACGGAGGACGTCGAGGCCCTGAGCGCCGAACTGGCCGCGATCAACCTTGCGCCGAAGGCCACCATCCGCGGCACGACCATCGCCTGCACCGGCAACCAGTTCTGCCGCCTCGCGCTGACCGAGACGAAGGCCCGCACCGCCGCGCTCGTCGATCACCTCGAACCGCTGACGCTGGCGATGGACGTGCCGTTCACGATCAACCTGACCGGGTGCAGCAACGCCTGCACGCGCTATCAGGTGGCCGACCTGGGCTTCATGGGTGCGAACAAGACCGACAAGGACGGCACCGTGCACGAGGTGTACAACGTGCACCTGGCCGGGAGCATCGGGCAGGCGCAGCGCACCGGCACCAAACTGAAGGGCGCCGTGCCCGCCGAGCAGCTGAACGCGTACGCGGCAGCGGTGCTGGCGGACTTCCAGGCGCACAAGCAGGCCGGGGAGAGCTTCGTGGAGTACGCTGACCGCGTGGGCCACGAGCAGTTCACGCCGGACGCCGTGCTGGGCGGCAAGGAACTGGTGACCGCGTGA
- a CDS encoding ABC transporter substrate-binding protein, whose amino-acid sequence MTRKALLTLLTLTVTTTAAAQEAQTVRLGFFPNLTHAPALVGLERGTFQKALGKVKLDAKEFVSGTTLTEAFAAGQIDIAYVGPGPAINAAGRGMPVQFLAGASEAGAVLVVRKDSGIKSYKDLGGKIVAVPSLGNTQDISLRHILNENGLKPKADGGSVTITPVAPADVMAAFAAKRVDATLVPEPWGAALEAQGHKVIGSEKTVWRDGKYPTTVVIVNAKFAQANPQLVAAFLKAHTDAVAFINKSPVGAQTAVNSQLLKLTGAKIDPRVLQRAFSRTRFTTSLDLAALTEYAKLNVEAGYARSAPDLAPFIRK is encoded by the coding sequence ATGACCCGAAAAGCACTGCTGACTCTGCTCACCCTGACCGTGACGACCACCGCCGCCGCCCAGGAGGCCCAGACGGTCCGACTCGGCTTCTTCCCGAACCTCACGCACGCGCCCGCCCTGGTCGGACTGGAACGAGGCACCTTCCAGAAGGCGCTGGGCAAGGTGAAGCTGGACGCCAAGGAGTTCGTGTCCGGCACCACCCTGACCGAGGCCTTCGCCGCCGGGCAGATCGACATCGCGTACGTGGGGCCCGGCCCGGCCATCAACGCCGCCGGGCGCGGCATGCCCGTGCAGTTCCTGGCGGGGGCCAGCGAGGCGGGCGCGGTCCTGGTCGTCCGCAAGGACAGCGGCATCAAGTCCTACAAGGACCTGGGCGGCAAGATCGTCGCGGTGCCCAGCCTGGGCAACACGCAGGACATCAGCCTGCGCCACATCCTGAACGAGAACGGCCTGAAACCCAAGGCGGACGGCGGGTCCGTGACCATCACCCCGGTGGCGCCGGCCGATGTGATGGCCGCCTTCGCTGCCAAGCGCGTGGACGCCACGCTGGTCCCCGAACCGTGGGGCGCGGCGCTTGAAGCGCAGGGTCACAAGGTGATCGGCAGCGAGAAGACCGTCTGGCGCGACGGGAAGTACCCCACGACCGTGGTGATCGTGAACGCGAAGTTCGCGCAGGCCAACCCGCAGCTGGTCGCGGCGTTCCTGAAGGCCCACACGGACGCGGTGGCGTTCATCAACAAGAGTCCGGTGGGCGCGCAGACGGCCGTGAACAGCCAGCTGCTGAAGCTCACGGGCGCCAAGATTGATCCCCGGGTGCTCCAGCGGGCCTTCTCGCGCACGCGCTTCACGACCAGCCTCGATCTGGCCGCGCTGACTGAGTACGCGAAGCTGAACGTGGAAGCCGGGTACGCCCGCAGCGCGCCGGATCTCGCGCCGTTCATCCGCAAGTGA
- a CDS encoding sporulation protein yields MGFLKKMMAAIGVGGARVDAQVHNPAVRIGDSVTGVLIVQGGSLDQRIERVNLGLATRYKSDDSYVSHQLSKHQVIPSFDLRAGERREFPFSIPVESGTPLSLPGTQLWLATDMDIAGAVDPGDQDHLQILPSREMEVLFQGAQRLGFQLSGSEIEYHHGRIVQEISFRPPHGQYRIAEIEMMLFPQGGGLDIILEVDRRATGLASLFTSEFEQKGRWHLSADVLRAGPDAVARELEARIRALL; encoded by the coding sequence ATGGGATTCCTGAAGAAGATGATGGCCGCGATCGGCGTGGGCGGCGCCCGCGTTGACGCGCAGGTTCACAACCCCGCCGTGCGGATCGGAGACAGTGTGACCGGCGTGCTGATCGTGCAGGGCGGCAGCCTCGACCAGCGCATTGAACGTGTGAACCTGGGGCTGGCCACCCGCTACAAGAGTGACGACAGCTACGTCTCACACCAGCTGAGCAAGCATCAGGTGATCCCCAGCTTCGACCTGCGCGCCGGGGAACGCCGCGAATTCCCGTTCAGCATTCCCGTCGAGTCCGGTACGCCCCTCTCGCTGCCCGGCACGCAACTGTGGCTGGCCACCGACATGGACATCGCGGGCGCCGTGGACCCGGGCGACCAGGACCACCTCCAGATCCTCCCCAGCCGCGAGATGGAGGTGCTGTTCCAGGGCGCGCAGCGCCTGGGCTTCCAGCTGAGCGGCAGCGAGATCGAGTACCACCATGGCCGCATCGTGCAGGAGATCAGCTTCCGCCCTCCGCACGGCCAGTACCGCATCGCTGAAATCGAGATGATGCTCTTCCCGCAGGGCGGCGGGCTGGACATCATTCTGGAAGTGGACCGCCGCGCCACCGGCCTGGCCAGCCTGTTCACCAGTGAGTTCGAGCAGAAGGGCCGCTGGCACCTCAGCGCCGACGTGCTGCGCGCCGGGCCGGACGCCGTGGCCCGGGAACTTGAGGCCCGTATCCGCGCGCTGCTGTAA
- the ppgK gene encoding polyphosphate--glucose phosphotransferase, with protein MSVILGIDIGGSGIKGAPVDTRTGRLTAERHRIPTPEGAAPGDVKRVVAQLVEHFGLPGPVGVTFPGIVQRGHTLSAANVHPDWIGLDADSLFTDATGHDVHLINDADAAGLAEARFGAGQGETGTVLVLTFGTGIGSALIYGGTLVPNTELGHLWLRDKHAETWASDRARERDDLNWKQWSKRVSTYLQHLELLFSPDLFIIGGGVSKKAEKWQEHLQTERSRVVPAKLLNEAGIIGAAMMAAGSDPALAAVLDEPAASAPRKPRG; from the coding sequence ATGAGCGTGATCCTGGGCATCGACATCGGCGGGAGCGGCATCAAGGGCGCGCCCGTGGACACCCGCACCGGCCGGCTCACGGCGGAACGCCACCGCATCCCCACGCCCGAAGGCGCCGCGCCGGGGGACGTGAAACGGGTCGTGGCGCAGCTCGTCGAGCACTTCGGCCTGCCCGGCCCGGTCGGCGTGACCTTCCCCGGCATCGTGCAGCGGGGGCACACCCTGTCCGCCGCGAACGTTCACCCGGACTGGATCGGCCTGGACGCCGACAGCCTCTTCACGGACGCCACCGGGCACGACGTGCACCTCATCAACGACGCGGACGCCGCCGGACTCGCCGAGGCCCGCTTCGGCGCCGGGCAGGGCGAGACGGGCACGGTCCTGGTCCTGACCTTCGGCACCGGCATCGGCAGCGCCCTGATCTACGGCGGCACCCTGGTCCCCAACACCGAACTGGGGCACCTGTGGCTGCGCGACAAGCACGCCGAAACCTGGGCCTCGGACCGCGCCCGCGAACGGGACGACCTGAACTGGAAACAGTGGAGTAAACGCGTCAGCACCTACCTGCAACACCTGGAACTGCTGTTCAGCCCGGACCTGTTCATCATCGGCGGCGGCGTCAGCAAGAAGGCTGAAAAGTGGCAGGAGCACCTGCAGACCGAACGCAGCCGCGTGGTCCCCGCGAAACTCCTGAACGAGGCCGGCATCATCGGCGCCGCCATGATGGCCGCCGGGAGCGACCCGGCCCTGGCCGCCGTGCTCGACGAACCCGCCGCGTCCGCCCCGCGCAAACCCCGCGGCTGA
- a CDS encoding ABC transporter permease, giving the protein MTAPPLTPDQGLQRVSGPPRWQALASQLLGLLVILGAWWLVTDVLKLYPPYVFPGPKAVWTEISYGLWGTGPQDGKLLSAIGSSLRRVLTGYAIAVLLGTIVGLLMSAWRPLRTTLGGYLTGIQSVPSIAFVPFAILFLGLNERAVLFVVVLEGFIPVALAVSGALLNVPPALRVAGRTLGAGPLGLILRVLLPASVPSILTGLRTAWSFAWRALVGGELLIAGSTSLGELLEVGRNTANVALVLATIIIIGVIGGLFDTLLRAAEGRVRRDYGLEVPQ; this is encoded by the coding sequence ATGACCGCGCCTCCGCTCACTCCGGATCAGGGTCTTCAGCGGGTCAGTGGCCCGCCCCGCTGGCAGGCGCTCGCGTCGCAACTGCTGGGCCTGCTCGTCATTCTGGGCGCGTGGTGGCTCGTCACCGACGTACTGAAACTGTACCCGCCCTACGTCTTCCCCGGCCCGAAGGCCGTGTGGACTGAAATCAGTTACGGCCTGTGGGGCACCGGACCGCAGGACGGGAAGCTGCTGTCCGCCATTGGCAGCAGCCTGCGCCGGGTCCTCACCGGGTACGCCATCGCGGTGCTGCTGGGTACCATCGTGGGCCTCCTGATGAGCGCGTGGCGCCCGCTGCGGACCACGCTGGGCGGGTACCTGACAGGCATTCAGAGCGTCCCGAGCATCGCGTTCGTGCCGTTCGCCATTCTGTTCCTGGGCCTCAACGAGCGCGCGGTGCTGTTCGTGGTCGTCCTCGAGGGCTTCATTCCGGTGGCGCTGGCCGTGTCCGGCGCCCTGCTGAACGTGCCGCCCGCGCTTCGCGTCGCGGGCCGCACGCTGGGCGCCGGGCCGCTGGGGCTGATCCTGCGCGTGCTGCTGCCCGCCAGCGTGCCCAGCATCCTGACCGGCCTGCGCACCGCCTGGAGTTTCGCGTGGCGCGCCCTGGTCGGCGGTGAGCTGCTGATCGCGGGCAGCACCAGCCTGGGTGAACTGCTGGAGGTCGGGCGCAACACCGCGAACGTGGCGCTGGTCCTGGCCACCATCATCATCATCGGCGTGATCGGCGGGCTGTTCGACACGCTGCTGCGCGCCGCCGAGGGCCGGGTCCGGCGCGACTACGGGCTGGAGGTGCCACAATGA
- the cysC gene encoding adenylyl-sulfate kinase has protein sequence MTAVAERAVSTGRVVWLTGLSGAGKSTLASALHAELLARGVATELLDGDAVRENLSKGLGFSKADRDTNVRRIGFVAGLLAKHGVTVLVSAISPYADTRREVLANLPNALEVFVDAPLDVVTARDVKGLYLKAIAGEIPHFTGVSDPYEAPESPDLHLRTDRISVEDGVRQLLEALKV, from the coding sequence GTGACTGCCGTCGCGGAGCGGGCCGTGAGCACCGGCCGCGTGGTGTGGCTGACCGGCCTGAGTGGCGCCGGGAAGAGCACGCTGGCGAGCGCCCTGCACGCGGAACTGCTGGCGCGCGGCGTGGCCACCGAACTGCTGGACGGTGACGCGGTGCGCGAGAATCTCAGCAAGGGGCTGGGCTTCTCGAAGGCTGACCGGGACACGAACGTGCGCCGCATCGGCTTCGTGGCGGGCCTGCTCGCCAAACACGGCGTGACGGTGCTCGTCAGCGCGATCAGCCCGTACGCCGACACCCGCCGCGAGGTGCTGGCCAACCTGCCGAATGCGCTGGAAGTCTTCGTGGACGCCCCGCTGGACGTCGTGACGGCGCGGGACGTGAAGGGCCTGTACCTGAAGGCCATCGCTGGGGAGATCCCGCACTTCACCGGGGTCAGCGACCCCTACGAGGCGCCCGAGAGCCCGGACCTGCACCTGCGCACCGACCGCATCAGCGTCGAGGACGGCGTGCGGCAGTTGCTGGAGGCCCTGAAGGTATGA
- the sat gene encoding sulfate adenylyltransferase — protein MTILLPTTSTLPSPLGGTLVNGVRRAGHDFDPAELAALTRLNISERTLADLEMLATGAYSPLTGFVNEADYLSVVERLRLADGTPWSIPITLPVTAEHAGLRGRVVLSFQGQDVGWVDVQEAYTARKAWEAREVYRTEDETHPGVAALYAQGDFNLAGPVALFEVPRGHFPRHHRTPAEVREVIEARGWRSTVAFQTRNPIHRAHEYLQKVALELVDGLLLHPLVGTTKGDDVPAATRVQAYEVLLEGYYPQARTLLSVYPAAMRYAGPREAILHALSRRNYGVTHFIVGRDHAGVGSYYGTYDAQEIFSAYTPEELGVQILKFEHTFYCNSCGQLVSPRTCPHDSSHHLVLSGTKVREKLRAGENLPAEFTRPEVAEVLRAAYAAPV, from the coding sequence ATGACGATCCTGCTGCCCACCACCTCCACCCTCCCCAGCCCCCTCGGCGGCACCCTCGTGAACGGCGTGCGCCGCGCCGGTCATGACTTCGACCCGGCGGAACTCGCCGCGCTGACGCGCCTGAACATCAGCGAGCGCACCCTGGCCGATCTGGAGATGCTCGCCACCGGCGCGTACTCCCCCCTGACCGGCTTCGTGAACGAGGCGGACTACCTCTCGGTCGTGGAGCGGCTGCGCCTCGCGGACGGCACGCCCTGGAGCATCCCGATCACGCTGCCCGTGACCGCCGAGCACGCCGGGCTGCGCGGGCGCGTGGTCCTGAGCTTCCAGGGTCAGGACGTGGGCTGGGTGGACGTGCAGGAGGCCTACACGGCCCGCAAGGCCTGGGAGGCGCGCGAGGTGTACCGCACCGAGGACGAGACGCACCCCGGCGTGGCGGCGCTGTACGCGCAGGGCGACTTCAACCTGGCCGGGCCGGTCGCGCTGTTCGAGGTGCCCCGCGGCCACTTCCCCCGCCACCACCGCACGCCCGCCGAGGTGCGCGAGGTGATCGAGGCGCGCGGCTGGCGTTCCACCGTGGCGTTCCAGACCCGCAACCCCATCCACCGCGCGCACGAGTACCTGCAGAAAGTCGCGCTGGAGCTTGTGGACGGGCTGCTGCTGCACCCGCTGGTGGGCACCACCAAGGGCGACGACGTGCCCGCCGCGACCCGCGTGCAGGCATACGAGGTGCTGCTGGAGGGCTACTACCCGCAGGCCCGCACGCTGCTGAGCGTGTACCCGGCCGCCATGCGCTACGCCGGGCCGCGCGAGGCGATCCTGCACGCCCTGTCCCGGCGCAACTACGGCGTGACGCACTTCATCGTGGGCCGCGACCACGCGGGCGTCGGCAGCTACTACGGCACGTACGACGCGCAGGAGATCTTCAGCGCGTACACGCCCGAGGAACTGGGCGTGCAGATCCTGAAGTTCGAACACACCTTCTACTGCAACTCCTGCGGGCAGCTCGTCAGCCCCCGCACCTGCCCGCACGACAGCAGCCACCACCTCGTGCTGAGCGGTACGAAAGTCCGCGAGAAGCTGCGCGCCGGGGAGAACCTGCCCGCCGAGTTCACCCGGCCCGAGGTGGCCGAGGTGCTGCGCGCCGCGTACGCCGCCCCCGTCTGA
- a CDS encoding DUF4395 domain-containing protein, giving the protein MIAQAPTFQPARTDLSALRFNQVTVVFVTLLAVILTLPALTLVLGAAMLIGAVMPELSPMRAAYRLLGPALGLKPEVVEEDPRAHHFAQGVGGSFLLASATFTLAGLPVVGAVLGVIVIALAVLNLSQKICVGCVMYFQYRRLRYQLLKR; this is encoded by the coding sequence ATGATTGCCCAGGCCCCCACCTTTCAGCCCGCACGCACGGACCTGAGTGCGCTCCGGTTCAATCAGGTCACCGTGGTATTCGTGACCCTGCTGGCCGTGATCCTGACCCTCCCGGCCCTGACGCTGGTGCTGGGCGCAGCCATGCTGATCGGCGCCGTGATGCCCGAGCTGTCCCCCATGCGCGCCGCGTACCGTCTGCTGGGACCCGCCCTGGGCCTGAAACCTGAGGTGGTTGAGGAAGACCCCCGCGCGCACCACTTCGCGCAGGGCGTGGGCGGCAGCTTCCTGCTGGCCTCCGCGACCTTTACACTGGCGGGCCTCCCCGTTGTCGGGGCGGTGCTGGGCGTGATCGTGATCGCCCTGGCCGTCCTGAACCTCTCCCAGAAGATCTGCGTGGGCTGCGTGATGTACTTCCAGTACCGCCGCCTCCGTTACCAGCTCCTCAAGCGCTAA
- a CDS encoding phosphoadenylyl-sulfate reductase, translating into MTATSPRPDFTPASDPLDVIRWTLEMHPDVLMPSAFNLNGVVLLDLAVRAGYRGEVVFVDTGYHFPETLATRDRLAARYPELTFVTLNDGASPEDGQTDPALYSSEPDACCAVRKVAPLQAYLRERAPSALLNARSRDQASTRADIPFVEDGARVKVNPLAHWTREMLETYAREQDLPVNPLYWDGFLSVGCWTCTRAVRPGEDARAGRWAGKGKTECGLWAGENRL; encoded by the coding sequence ATGACCGCCACCTCGCCCCGACCCGATTTCACGCCGGCCAGCGATCCGCTGGACGTGATCCGCTGGACGCTTGAAATGCACCCGGACGTCCTGATGCCCAGCGCGTTCAACCTGAACGGCGTGGTGCTGCTCGATCTGGCCGTGAGGGCCGGGTACCGGGGCGAGGTGGTGTTCGTGGACACCGGGTATCACTTCCCCGAGACGCTGGCAACCCGCGACCGGCTGGCGGCCCGCTACCCGGAACTGACGTTCGTGACCCTGAACGACGGCGCGAGTCCCGAGGACGGGCAGACCGACCCGGCGCTGTATTCCAGCGAACCGGACGCCTGCTGCGCGGTGCGGAAGGTCGCGCCCCTCCAGGCGTACCTGCGCGAGCGGGCCCCGTCGGCACTGCTGAACGCCCGCAGCCGCGATCAGGCGAGCACCCGCGCAGACATTCCATTCGTGGAGGACGGCGCGCGCGTGAAGGTGAACCCGCTGGCCCACTGGACGCGCGAGATGCTGGAAACCTACGCGCGGGAGCAGGACCTGCCGGTGAATCCGCTGTACTGGGACGGCTTCCTGAGTGTGGGCTGCTGGACCTGCACGCGCGCCGTGCGCCCCGGCGAGGACGCCCGCGCGGGCCGCTGGGCCGGGAAGGGCAAGACCGAGTGTGGCCTGTGGGCCGGGGAGAACAGGCTGTGA
- a CDS encoding ABC transporter ATP-binding protein, with protein MTTTMNRAAPAPLAAERGGAPLALDGVTYHYQGRRGQGAGVGPLTLDVPGGEFLCVVGPSGSGKSTLLSLLAGFLKPQRGQITLGGQVVRGPHPRLTLVQQEAALFPWLTVAGNVAFGLRGVPRAERDTRVQEALRQVGLDGFGPRRPHELSGGQRQRVALARALITRPGLLLLDEPFSALDHATRTALSDELLTLWRQSGVTVVFVTHQLEEALHLGQRVVALRGGAVALDAPASQTSVDDLKRLLGD; from the coding sequence ATGACCACCACGATGAACCGCGCCGCCCCCGCCCCCCTGGCCGCCGAGCGCGGCGGCGCCCCGCTGGCCCTGGACGGCGTGACCTACCACTATCAGGGCCGCCGGGGCCAGGGGGCGGGTGTGGGGCCCCTGACACTGGACGTGCCGGGCGGAGAGTTCCTGTGCGTGGTCGGCCCGTCCGGCAGCGGCAAGAGCACCCTGCTGAGCCTGCTGGCCGGCTTCCTGAAACCCCAGCGCGGCCAGATCACGCTGGGCGGCCAGGTTGTGCGGGGCCCGCACCCGCGCCTGACCCTGGTGCAGCAGGAGGCGGCGCTGTTCCCCTGGCTGACCGTGGCAGGCAACGTGGCCTTCGGCCTGCGCGGCGTGCCCCGCGCCGAACGCGACACCCGCGTGCAGGAGGCGCTACGGCAGGTGGGCCTGGACGGCTTCGGCCCGCGCCGCCCCCACGAACTGAGCGGCGGGCAGCGGCAGCGCGTGGCGCTGGCCCGCGCCCTGATCACCCGCCCGGGCCTGCTGCTGCTGGATGAACCGTTCAGCGCGCTGGATCACGCGACGCGCACCGCCCTGTCCGACGAACTGCTGACCCTCTGGCGGCAGTCAGGCGTAACCGTCGTGTTCGTCACGCACCAGCTGGAGGAAGCGCTGCATCTGGGCCAGCGGGTCGTGGCCCTGCGGGGCGGCGCGGTGGCCCTGGACGCCCCGGCCTCGCAGACCAGCGTGGACGACCTGAAACGCCTGCTGGGCGACTGA
- a CDS encoding excalibur calcium-binding domain-containing protein — protein sequence MTCWRGLALAAALLGAGLAGAATAAPFGIEVRFLGAPLGAAPRSAVNEAARRVSALIASPFEPVRVNVPAGECDRGLPALRGRLTRLVVFVRVKRLDDDLYATGMPCDLHDGSFLPIYGVVDLNSAGLSDLPRTDVLDTMIHEFLHVLGVGTLWERDARVSVSGAQDDRVFLKRQGKVTLYVAPRALSAFRALGGQGAGIPLDPDRGHWAGEAVCSEVLSGSSGDYTGRLNPVSPLTLGALEDLGYRVQAGGAAPFRLPVGACPVQADTPAVPAGGFASCAAAREAGAALPLRRGQPGYRPGLDGDGDGLACEP from the coding sequence ATGACGTGTTGGCGGGGACTGGCGCTGGCGGCCGCGCTGCTGGGCGCGGGGCTCGCGGGTGCAGCCACAGCAGCGCCGTTCGGGATTGAGGTGCGGTTCCTGGGGGCGCCGCTGGGGGCCGCGCCGCGCTCGGCGGTGAACGAGGCGGCGCGGCGGGTGTCGGCGCTGATCGCGTCGCCATTCGAGCCGGTGCGGGTGAACGTCCCGGCGGGCGAGTGCGACCGGGGCCTGCCTGCGCTGCGCGGCCGCCTGACGCGGCTGGTGGTGTTCGTGCGTGTGAAACGGCTGGATGATGACCTGTACGCGACTGGGATGCCCTGCGACCTGCATGACGGGTCTTTCCTGCCCATCTACGGCGTGGTGGACCTGAACAGCGCGGGGCTGTCGGATCTGCCGCGCACGGACGTGCTGGACACGATGATCCATGAGTTCCTGCATGTGCTGGGCGTGGGGACGCTGTGGGAGCGGGACGCGCGGGTGTCGGTGAGCGGCGCGCAGGACGACCGGGTGTTCCTGAAACGGCAGGGCAAGGTCACGCTGTACGTGGCCCCGCGGGCGCTCTCGGCCTTCCGGGCGCTGGGGGGCCAGGGGGCGGGCATTCCCCTGGATCCAGACCGGGGGCACTGGGCGGGCGAGGCGGTGTGTTCGGAGGTGCTGTCCGGTTCGTCCGGGGACTACACGGGGCGGCTGAATCCGGTGAGTCCGCTGACGCTGGGCGCGCTGGAGGACCTAGGGTACCGCGTGCAGGCCGGGGGGGCCGCGCCGTTCCGGCTGCCGGTTGGGGCCTGTCCGGTGCAGGCCGACACTCCAGCCGTGCCCGCCGGGGGTTTCGCGAGTTGCGCGGCGGCGCGGGAGGCGGGAGCGGCGCTGCCGCTGCGGCGTGGGCAGCCCGGCTACCGGCCGGGGCTGGACGGTGACGGAGACGGACTGGCCTGCGAACCCTGA